The Flavobacterium psychrophilum genome includes a region encoding these proteins:
- a CDS encoding riboflavin biosynthesis protein RibD: MQRCLDLAQNGLRDAMPNPSVGAVLIYNDRIIGEGHTSPFGGPHGEVNCINSVSEADRHLIPIATLYVSLEPCSHFGKTPPCCDLIIRNEIQHIVVGTVDPNEKVAGNGIRKLKEAGKDVTVGVLETECREFNRRFFTFHEKQRPYIILKWAESADGYLSPKHTLPKGVLDVSVTDRAAIQNLEDKKPVWITNTYSRQLVHKWRSEEMAILAGTQTVLDDNPQLDVRTWTGKNPVRVILDRTGRIPDTYSVKNQKIKTIILTEMTNFVNLDNLVYETITFNDELPQTIAQVLFRHNLQSVIVEGGGKTLQTFIDAGLWDEARVFKGSAVFKDGTPAPKLSADAVHRQTILDDELITYRNYGQRNYI; the protein is encoded by the coding sequence ATGCAGCGCTGTCTTGACCTGGCACAAAACGGACTACGTGATGCTATGCCAAACCCTTCTGTTGGTGCGGTACTGATTTATAATGACCGTATTATCGGCGAAGGCCACACCTCCCCTTTTGGCGGTCCGCATGGCGAGGTAAACTGCATTAATTCGGTTTCCGAAGCCGACAGGCACCTTATTCCGATTGCAACATTATACGTGAGCCTGGAACCGTGTAGCCATTTCGGAAAAACACCGCCCTGCTGTGACCTTATCATTAGGAATGAAATTCAGCACATTGTTGTGGGTACGGTAGACCCGAATGAAAAAGTAGCGGGCAACGGCATACGTAAGCTAAAAGAAGCCGGAAAAGACGTAACCGTTGGCGTACTCGAAACCGAATGCCGTGAATTCAATCGTAGGTTTTTTACCTTTCACGAGAAGCAGCGCCCTTACATTATACTAAAATGGGCAGAAAGTGCCGATGGGTATTTGAGTCCGAAGCACACGCTACCCAAGGGCGTTCTGGATGTTAGTGTGACAGACCGCGCAGCTATTCAGAATTTAGAAGATAAAAAACCCGTATGGATCACCAATACCTATTCGCGCCAGCTTGTGCATAAATGGCGCAGCGAAGAGATGGCAATACTGGCGGGTACGCAAACTGTATTGGATGATAATCCGCAACTGGACGTAAGAACGTGGACAGGGAAAAATCCTGTGCGCGTTATACTGGACCGTACCGGAAGGATACCCGACACCTATTCTGTTAAAAATCAAAAAATAAAGACAATTATTTTGACGGAAATGACCAATTTCGTTAACTTAGATAACCTTGTGTATGAAACAATAACGTTTAACGACGAGCTGCCACAAACCATCGCCCAAGTGCTTTTTAGGCATAACCTGCAATCGGTTATTGTGGAAGGCGGAGGCAAAACGCTGCAAACGTTTATTGATGCCGGACTTTGGGATGAAGCACGCGTGTTTAAGGGCAGTGCTGTTTTTAAAGACGGTACACCTGCACCAAAGCTTTCTGCGGATGCAGTACACAGGCAAACAATTTTGGATGACGAACTAATAACGTACAGGAATTATGGTCAACGCAATTATATTTGA
- a CDS encoding haloacid dehalogenase, whose protein sequence is MVNAIIFDLGDVFLNKNKDAKVEAFAELGLTAWTDEHEKLEKKFETGKIDSEGFLKGIQQTIPNASLKEIKAAWNAGIDDFPLYRLEFLQNLSHNYRLFLLSNTDPIHIEKFERDVEASFYGDFYQCFEKVYFSHEIGVRKPDAKAFNFIINKHDIQPKRTLVVDDKKFNTDAAEELGFQVWNLKVGEEDVVDLFDKKVINLDEN, encoded by the coding sequence ATGGTCAACGCAATTATATTTGATTTAGGTGATGTTTTTTTAAATAAGAATAAGGACGCTAAAGTTGAAGCATTTGCAGAACTTGGCCTTACCGCATGGACGGATGAGCACGAGAAACTGGAGAAAAAATTTGAAACCGGAAAGATAGATTCTGAAGGGTTTTTAAAAGGTATTCAGCAGACGATTCCCAATGCGTCGCTTAAAGAAATTAAAGCGGCATGGAATGCGGGTATCGATGATTTTCCACTATACCGACTGGAGTTCCTTCAGAATCTTTCACACAATTACCGCCTTTTCCTGCTTAGCAATACCGACCCTATCCATATTGAAAAATTTGAACGCGATGTTGAGGCTTCTTTCTATGGCGACTTTTACCAATGTTTTGAGAAAGTGTACTTTTCGCATGAAATCGGCGTTCGTAAGCCCGATGCCAAAGCGTTTAATTTTATTATTAACAAGCACGATATTCAACCGAAGCGTACCCTTGTGGTAGACGATAAAAAGTTCAATACCGATGCCGCCGAAGAACTGGGTTTTCAGGTATGGAATTTAAAAGTAGGCGAAGAAGATGTGGTTGACCTTTTTGATAAAAAAGTAATTAACCTGGATGAGAATTAG
- a CDS encoding GNAT family acetyltransferase, producing the protein MGDILIRKVVAQDVEKLQHIGRLTFSETFGNVNSEENMSQYLEEGFSTEKLLYELSDENSVFYFAETDGEIIGYLKLNFGASQTELKDSKALEIERIYVVKEFHGHKVGQLLYDKAIEVSKEKGIHYVWLGVWEENPRAISFYKKNGFVEFDKHIFRLGDDEQTDIMMRLKL; encoded by the coding sequence ATGGGGGATATTTTGATTAGAAAAGTAGTTGCACAAGATGTTGAAAAACTGCAACACATAGGAAGGCTAACATTTTCTGAAACATTTGGAAATGTAAATTCAGAAGAGAATATGAGCCAGTATTTAGAGGAAGGATTTTCTACTGAAAAGCTTTTGTATGAATTAAGTGATGAAAATTCAGTGTTTTATTTTGCCGAAACCGATGGTGAAATTATCGGGTATTTAAAATTAAATTTTGGTGCTTCGCAAACCGAATTAAAAGACAGTAAAGCACTTGAGATCGAAAGAATTTATGTTGTGAAAGAATTTCATGGACATAAAGTTGGACAATTACTGTATGATAAAGCAATAGAAGTGTCAAAAGAAAAAGGTATACACTATGTGTGGCTTGGCGTATGGGAAGAAAATCCCAGAGCAATAAGTTTCTATAAGAAAAATGGATTCGTAGAGTTTGATAAACACATCTTCAGGCTGGGTGATGACGAACAAACCGATATAATGATGCGATTAAAGTTATAA
- a CDS encoding thioesterase, which yields MNFHEFKVRVRYSETDQMAVVYHGNYAQYFEMGRVEWLRNLGVSYKSMEEEGVMLPVVSLTMNYKKPARYDDLLTVRTILKKQESVKIEFDYEIKNEAGELLTTGNSILVFVNMKTGRPTSPPQYILDKLKPLL from the coding sequence ATGAATTTTCACGAATTTAAAGTAAGAGTGCGCTACTCAGAAACCGACCAGATGGCGGTTGTATATCATGGGAATTACGCTCAGTACTTCGAAATGGGACGTGTTGAATGGCTTCGAAATCTGGGGGTTAGCTATAAAAGTATGGAAGAGGAAGGTGTTATGCTTCCGGTGGTTTCCTTAACAATGAATTATAAAAAACCGGCCCGATATGACGATTTGTTAACAGTGCGTACGATACTCAAAAAACAGGAGTCGGTTAAGATAGAATTCGACTATGAAATTAAAAATGAAGCCGGAGAGTTATTAACAACAGGCAACTCAATTTTGGTGTTTGTCAACATGAAAACTGGTCGCCCAACATCGCCTCCGCAATACATTTTAGACAAGCTTAAGCCTTTACTTTAG
- a CDS encoding chromosomal replication initiation protein, producing MIKTAQSVWDNCLVFIKDNIQDQAYKTWFEPIRAVELTDNALYIQVPSKFFYEWLEEHYVKLLKVALTKELGNSAKLLYKIKMENTYGNKQPFTEQLPSAHRAPVKPQEVDVPLQNKNPELKNPFIIPGIRNLKIESQLNANYNFDNFFEGDSNRLARSAGMAVANKPGGTSFNPLLIFGGVGLGKTHLAHAIGIEIKDKYPEKTVLYISAEIFTQQYIDSVKRNTRNDFIHFYQLIDVLIIDDVQFLSGKTGTQDVFFHIFNHLHQNGKQVILTSDKAPVDMQDIEQRLLSRFKWGLSAELHQPDYETRISILNNILYRDGVVMPDEIVEYVAKNIKSNVRELEGAIISLIAQSSFNHLEVNLELAKQVVEKFVKNVKREISIDYIQKVVSDYFQLDVDTLQSKTRKRHVVQARQLAMFFAKKFTKASLANIGSQIGDRDHATVLHACKTVDNLVTTDKQFRKFVDDINKKLSI from the coding sequence ATGATTAAAACTGCGCAATCGGTATGGGACAACTGTCTTGTGTTTATAAAAGACAATATTCAGGATCAGGCCTACAAAACCTGGTTTGAACCGATCAGAGCAGTTGAGCTTACTGACAACGCACTTTATATTCAGGTGCCAAGTAAATTCTTTTACGAATGGCTTGAAGAGCACTATGTAAAACTGCTAAAGGTTGCCCTTACCAAAGAGCTTGGAAACAGCGCAAAGTTACTCTATAAAATTAAGATGGAAAACACTTATGGCAATAAGCAGCCTTTTACAGAGCAGCTGCCAAGTGCCCATCGCGCACCGGTTAAACCGCAGGAGGTAGATGTTCCCCTGCAAAACAAAAACCCGGAACTTAAAAACCCGTTCATCATTCCCGGAATACGTAACCTGAAGATTGAATCTCAGCTTAATGCAAATTATAACTTTGATAATTTTTTCGAAGGTGATTCTAACAGGCTTGCACGTTCTGCAGGTATGGCTGTAGCAAACAAACCGGGCGGAACTTCCTTTAACCCACTATTGATATTTGGAGGCGTAGGTCTTGGTAAAACCCACCTTGCCCATGCAATAGGTATTGAAATTAAAGACAAATACCCCGAAAAAACAGTACTATATATAAGTGCTGAAATTTTTACCCAACAATATATAGACTCGGTAAAACGAAATACCAGAAATGACTTTATTCATTTCTACCAGTTAATAGATGTGCTGATTATTGACGACGTACAGTTCCTATCAGGAAAAACAGGTACGCAGGATGTTTTCTTCCACATCTTTAACCACCTGCACCAAAATGGCAAACAGGTAATCCTTACATCTGATAAGGCTCCTGTAGACATGCAGGATATTGAGCAAAGGCTATTGTCCCGTTTTAAATGGGGTCTTTCTGCCGAGCTTCACCAGCCCGACTACGAAACAAGGATCTCTATCCTTAATAATATACTATACCGTGACGGCGTGGTTATGCCCGATGAAATCGTGGAGTATGTTGCCAAGAATATCAAAAGCAACGTGCGTGAGCTTGAAGGCGCCATTATTTCATTAATTGCACAATCATCATTCAATCACCTTGAGGTAAACCTTGAGCTGGCAAAACAGGTAGTAGAGAAATTCGTTAAGAATGTTAAGCGCGAAATATCAATAGATTACATCCAGAAAGTTGTATCTGATTATTTCCAGCTTGATGTAGACACTTTGCAGTCTAAAACCAGGAAGCGCCACGTGGTGCAGGCCAGGCAGCTAGCTATGTTCTTCGCTAAGAAGTTCACAAAAGCATCGCTGGCAAATATCGGTTCGCAAATTGGCGACCGTGACCACGCTACCGTACTGCATGCCTGCAAAACTGTTGACAACCTTGTAACTACAGACAAGCAATTCCGAAAGTTTGTTGACGATATCAACAAAAAACTATCGATATAA
- a CDS encoding protein tyrosine phosphatase has product MPVKILMVCLGNICRSPLAEGILQSKLPADKFTVDSAGTGNWHAGQGPDHRSVATAKNRGLDISCQKARQIKQSDFTEFDHIYVMDSSNLHDVQQLAPNASAKAKVKLMMDEIFPGKKIDVPDPYFGGPEGFDKVYDMLDEACDIVASKLLKEHSV; this is encoded by the coding sequence ATGCCCGTTAAGATATTAATGGTATGCCTGGGTAACATTTGCCGTTCTCCATTGGCAGAAGGTATTTTGCAATCTAAGCTCCCGGCAGATAAATTCACTGTAGATTCGGCAGGCACAGGCAACTGGCACGCCGGTCAGGGTCCCGATCACCGTTCTGTTGCTACAGCAAAGAACCGCGGGCTAGACATCAGCTGCCAAAAGGCACGCCAGATAAAACAATCTGACTTTACCGAATTTGACCATATTTATGTAATGGACAGCTCTAACCTGCACGATGTGCAGCAGCTTGCTCCAAATGCTTCGGCGAAAGCCAAAGTAAAACTAATGATGGATGAAATTTTTCCGGGTAAAAAGATCGATGTTCCAGATCCTTACTTCGGCGGCCCCGAAGGTTTCGATAAAGTATATGATATGCTGGACGAAGCCTGTGATATAGTAGCGAGTAAGCTTTTAAAGGAGCATTCAGTATAA
- a CDS encoding SAM-dependent methyltransferase, with amino-acid sequence MNPIGKLYLLPVPLGDDADPKEVLPDTIARSIEFIDHYIVENEKTARRFIKAILPTKKQPDLKLSVLNKHTVASDHQSFIQPCMEGKNVGLMSEAGCPGVADPGAAIVKIAHEKGIQVVPLVGPSSILLAIMASGMNGQSFAFNGYLPIDKSDKKSVLKNFESLSQNKSQSQLFIETPYRNNRMLEDILATLQPNTHLCIACDITLPTEYIKTKTVAQWKKETVDLHNRPCIFIVHKF; translated from the coding sequence ATGAACCCAATAGGCAAGCTATATTTATTACCCGTACCCCTTGGCGATGATGCCGACCCAAAAGAAGTACTTCCGGACACCATAGCGCGCTCCATTGAATTTATAGACCATTATATTGTGGAGAATGAAAAAACGGCACGCCGTTTTATAAAGGCGATCCTTCCGACGAAAAAGCAACCCGATCTAAAACTATCGGTACTTAATAAGCACACCGTAGCTTCTGACCATCAGTCATTTATTCAGCCATGTATGGAAGGAAAAAATGTTGGCTTGATGAGCGAAGCCGGGTGCCCCGGTGTTGCCGATCCCGGTGCTGCTATCGTAAAAATTGCGCACGAAAAGGGCATTCAGGTGGTGCCATTGGTAGGGCCGTCGTCTATATTACTTGCAATTATGGCGAGTGGCATGAACGGACAAAGCTTTGCTTTTAACGGCTACCTTCCGATAGATAAATCGGACAAGAAAAGTGTTTTGAAGAATTTCGAATCACTATCGCAGAACAAAAGTCAGTCACAATTATTTATTGAAACACCTTATCGTAACAACAGGATGCTTGAGGATATTCTGGCTACACTTCAGCCAAATACTCACTTATGTATTGCCTGCGATATTACCCTGCCTACAGAATACATCAAAACCAAAACCGTTGCACAATGGAAAAAAGAAACGGTAGACCTGCATAACAGGCCATGTATTTTTATTGTGCATAAGTTTTAA
- a CDS encoding protein tyrosine phosphatase: protein MKNVLVLCTGNSCRSQIAEGYLRHFAKGNAAIYSAGIETHGVNPKAIAVMAQEGIDISHHTSNNVDEYIGVPFDFVITVCDNANENCPYFPTEAMRFHYNFPDPAKAQGTDDEVMQEFERVRNKIKKYCEVFVKNNLQ from the coding sequence ATGAAGAATGTATTAGTGCTTTGTACAGGCAACAGCTGCCGAAGCCAGATTGCTGAAGGTTATCTAAGGCATTTTGCTAAAGGAAATGCAGCTATTTATAGTGCCGGAATTGAAACTCACGGTGTAAATCCGAAGGCGATTGCTGTAATGGCCCAGGAAGGTATCGATATTTCTCACCATACCTCTAACAATGTGGATGAGTACATTGGCGTACCTTTTGATTTTGTAATTACCGTATGCGATAATGCGAATGAAAATTGCCCGTACTTTCCAACAGAGGCGATGCGTTTTCATTATAACTTTCCCGATCCTGCAAAAGCGCAGGGAACAGATGATGAGGTAATGCAGGAATTCGAACGGGTAAGAAACAAGATTAAAAAATACTGCGAAGTGTTCGTGAAGAATAATTTGCAATAG
- a CDS encoding ArsR family transcriptional regulator produces MGASKTDGFTEQQNRLAVMAKALGHPARIAIIEYLLKVDACICGDIVDVLPLAQATVSQHLKELKNAGLIKGNIEGTAICYCIDEKGFDVIRLFFDHIQQSMAKKSNNCC; encoded by the coding sequence ATGGGAGCGTCAAAAACAGATGGGTTTACAGAACAGCAAAACAGGCTCGCTGTTATGGCTAAAGCATTAGGGCATCCTGCCCGTATTGCGATAATAGAATACCTGCTTAAGGTAGATGCCTGTATTTGCGGCGACATTGTAGATGTACTGCCTTTGGCGCAGGCTACAGTTTCGCAACATTTAAAGGAGTTGAAGAATGCCGGGCTTATAAAAGGGAATATTGAGGGCACAGCGATTTGCTACTGTATCGACGAAAAAGGATTTGACGTGATTCGGTTGTTTTTCGACCATATTCAGCAATCCATGGCTAAAAAGAGTAATAACTGTTGTTAA